The following are encoded in a window of Mycobacterium sp. ELW1 genomic DNA:
- a CDS encoding VOC family protein: MAIEIQPALSPHLVVDDAPAAIDFYVKAFGATEIGRVPRPDGKLIHAAVQINGAMVMLNDDFPEMSDGKSMTPPALGGTPVTIHLTVTDVDQKFQQALDAGATVVMPLDDQFWGDRYGMVRDPFGHQWSLGQPVREVSYDEIQQAMSQA; encoded by the coding sequence ATGGCGATCGAAATACAACCCGCACTGTCCCCGCACCTGGTCGTCGACGACGCGCCCGCGGCGATCGACTTCTATGTCAAGGCGTTCGGCGCCACCGAGATCGGCCGGGTGCCCCGCCCCGACGGCAAACTGATCCACGCCGCGGTGCAGATCAACGGGGCCATGGTCATGCTCAACGACGACTTCCCGGAGATGTCCGACGGCAAGTCGATGACACCGCCCGCGCTGGGCGGCACGCCGGTGACCATCCACCTGACCGTCACCGACGTCGACCAGAAATTCCAGCAGGCGCTCGACGCCGGCGCCACCGTGGTGATGCCATTGGACGACCAGTTCTGGGGCGACCGCTACGGCATGGTCCGTGATCCGTTCGGCCACCAGTGGTCGCTCGGTCAGCCGGTGCGCGAGGTGAGCTACGACGAGATCCAGCAGGCGATGAGCCAGGCATGA
- a CDS encoding FAD-dependent oxidoreductase — translation MPHVITQSCCSDGSCVYACPVNCIHPSPDEPGFATAEMLYIDPVACVDCGACVSACPVGAIAPDSKLTDKQLPFVELNAAFYPERPAGVKLPPTSKLAPVLPAPQVRRGGGDLTVAVVGSGPAGIYAADELLTQKGVRVNVFDKLPTPFGLVRAGVAPDHQHTKGVTRLFERISSQPRFTFYLNVEVGQHLRHEELLLHHHAVLYTVGAPHDRRLDIPGMELPGAGTATETVAWINGHPDFAGLPVDLRHDRVVVIGNGNVALDVARILTADPDDLAHTDISDAALSTLRTSAVREVVVAARRRPADSAFTLPELIGLTSTAEVVLDADDHALVQEDLATATDAVTVAKLEILAKLPVASERIDRRRIRLAYRLTPHRVLGTERVAGVEFHCTGTEDLVQIEAGLLLTSIGYRGVPIAGLPFDESAAVVPNRDGRVIDPVTGEPIVGAYVAGWIKRGPTGFIGTNKSCSMQTVSNLVDDFNAGLLGDPDVRPALLDKLIRSRQPDVVDARGWRAIDAAETARGAAEGRARVKFTDVSEMVAVAAAAPEPPLARRLLAGLLR, via the coding sequence ATGCCTCACGTCATCACCCAGTCCTGTTGTAGCGACGGGTCCTGCGTCTACGCCTGCCCGGTCAACTGCATTCATCCCAGCCCCGATGAGCCTGGCTTCGCGACCGCCGAGATGTTGTATATCGATCCGGTGGCATGCGTCGACTGCGGGGCATGCGTCAGCGCCTGCCCGGTCGGTGCGATCGCGCCGGACAGCAAACTGACCGACAAACAGCTGCCGTTCGTCGAACTCAACGCCGCGTTCTATCCCGAGCGGCCCGCGGGGGTTAAGTTGCCGCCGACCTCCAAGCTGGCCCCGGTGCTGCCCGCGCCGCAGGTGCGCCGTGGCGGCGGGGATCTGACGGTGGCGGTCGTCGGTTCCGGGCCCGCGGGGATCTACGCCGCCGACGAACTGCTGACGCAGAAGGGCGTGCGGGTCAACGTCTTCGACAAACTGCCCACCCCGTTCGGTCTCGTCCGCGCCGGCGTCGCTCCCGATCACCAGCACACCAAGGGCGTGACGCGGCTCTTCGAGCGGATCAGCAGTCAGCCGCGCTTCACGTTCTACCTCAATGTCGAAGTGGGACAACATCTCCGCCATGAGGAGCTGCTGCTGCACCACCACGCGGTGCTCTACACCGTCGGAGCGCCGCACGACCGCAGGCTCGACATTCCCGGCATGGAGCTGCCCGGCGCCGGCACCGCCACCGAGACGGTGGCCTGGATCAACGGCCATCCGGATTTCGCCGGGCTGCCCGTCGACCTGCGCCACGATCGGGTGGTGGTGATCGGCAACGGCAACGTGGCCCTCGACGTCGCGCGGATCCTGACCGCCGACCCCGACGACCTGGCCCATACCGACATCTCCGACGCCGCGTTGAGCACCCTGCGAACCTCGGCGGTGCGCGAGGTCGTCGTCGCGGCGCGGCGGCGTCCCGCCGACTCGGCGTTCACCCTGCCCGAGCTCATCGGACTGACGTCGACGGCCGAGGTTGTCCTCGACGCCGACGACCACGCCCTGGTGCAGGAGGATCTGGCCACTGCCACCGATGCCGTCACGGTCGCCAAACTCGAGATCTTGGCCAAACTGCCGGTCGCGTCCGAACGCATCGACCGTCGACGCATACGGCTGGCCTACCGGCTGACGCCCCACCGGGTGCTCGGCACCGAACGGGTCGCTGGCGTCGAATTCCATTGCACCGGAACCGAAGACCTGGTGCAGATCGAGGCAGGCTTGCTGCTCACCTCGATCGGATACCGCGGCGTCCCGATCGCCGGACTGCCGTTCGACGAGTCGGCCGCCGTCGTCCCCAACCGGGACGGACGGGTCATCGATCCCGTCACCGGCGAGCCCATCGTCGGCGCCTACGTCGCGGGCTGGATCAAACGCGGACCGACCGGCTTCATCGGCACCAACAAATCGTGTTCCATGCAGACCGTCTCGAACCTGGTGGATGACTTCAATGCCGGCCTGTTGGGTGACCCCGACGTGCGACCGGCATTGCTGGACAAGCTGATTCGATCCCGTCAGCCCGATGTGGTCGACGCCCGTGGTTGGCGAGCCATCGACGCCGCCGAGACGGCCCGTGGCGCCGCCGAGGGACGGGCGCGGGTGAAGTTCACCGATGTGTCCGAGATGGTCGCGGTGGCCGCCGCGGCGCCGGAGCCACCCCTGGCCAGGCGGCTCCTCGCCGGGCTGTTGCGCTAG
- a CDS encoding MFS transporter, whose amino-acid sequence MTTTTVPRSSPAETRRAIWNTIRGSSGNLVEWYDVYVYTVFATYFEGQFFDESEKNSTVYVYAIFAITFVMRPVGSWFFGRFADRRGRRAALTVSVSLMALCSLVIALVPSQAVIGMAAPIILIVARLVQGFATGGEYGTSATYMSEAATRERRGFFSSFQYVTLVGGHVLAQLTLLILQTSLDEAQLREFGWRIAFAVGGVAAVVVFWLRRTMDESLSEEVIEATKAGEDPGAGSLRALFTDYWRPLLLCFLITLGGTVAFYTYSVNAPAIVKTAYKGEGMTATWINLTGLILLMLLQPVGGILSDRIGRKPMLVFFGVGGLVWTYVLITYLPQTRSPLTSFALVAVSYVILTGYTSINALVKSELFPAHVRALGVGVGYALANSIFGGTAPLIYQAAKEQGQVPLFIGYVTVCIAVSLVVYVFFLRNKADTYLDRERGSAFRA is encoded by the coding sequence ATGACCACCACGACAGTGCCGCGCTCGAGCCCCGCCGAAACCCGGCGGGCGATCTGGAACACGATCCGAGGATCGTCGGGCAACCTGGTCGAGTGGTACGACGTGTACGTCTACACCGTGTTCGCAACGTATTTCGAAGGCCAGTTCTTCGACGAGTCCGAGAAGAACTCGACGGTGTACGTGTATGCGATCTTCGCGATCACCTTCGTGATGCGGCCCGTCGGGTCGTGGTTCTTCGGCCGCTTCGCCGACCGGAGGGGCCGGCGGGCGGCGCTGACGGTGAGCGTGTCGCTGATGGCGCTGTGCTCGTTGGTGATTGCGCTGGTGCCGTCGCAAGCGGTGATCGGGATGGCGGCGCCGATCATCCTGATCGTGGCCCGGCTGGTGCAGGGCTTCGCGACCGGGGGCGAGTACGGCACCTCGGCGACCTACATGTCGGAAGCGGCGACGCGGGAGCGGCGCGGTTTCTTCTCGTCCTTCCAATACGTGACCCTGGTCGGCGGACACGTGCTCGCACAACTCACGCTGCTGATCCTGCAGACCAGTCTCGATGAGGCTCAGCTGCGCGAATTCGGCTGGCGCATTGCGTTCGCCGTCGGCGGCGTCGCCGCGGTGGTGGTGTTCTGGTTGCGGCGCACCATGGATGAGTCGTTATCGGAAGAGGTCATCGAGGCGACCAAGGCGGGGGAGGACCCCGGCGCCGGGTCGCTGCGTGCGTTGTTCACGGATTACTGGCGGCCGCTTCTGCTGTGCTTCCTGATCACGCTGGGCGGCACGGTGGCGTTCTACACCTACAGCGTCAACGCGCCGGCGATCGTCAAGACCGCGTACAAGGGCGAGGGCATGACGGCGACGTGGATCAACCTGACCGGGCTGATCCTGCTGATGCTGCTGCAGCCGGTGGGCGGGATCCTCAGTGACCGGATCGGGCGCAAGCCGATGCTGGTGTTCTTCGGCGTCGGCGGGCTGGTGTGGACCTATGTGCTCATCACGTACCTGCCCCAAACGCGTTCACCCCTGACATCTTTCGCCCTGGTGGCGGTGAGCTACGTGATCCTGACGGGCTACACGTCGATCAACGCGCTGGTGAAATCGGAGCTGTTCCCGGCTCATGTGCGGGCGCTCGGGGTGGGCGTCGGGTATGCGCTGGCGAACTCGATCTTCGGCGGGACAGCGCCGCTGATCTACCAGGCGGCCAAGGAGCAGGGCCAGGTACCGCTGTTCATCGGCTATGTCACGGTTTGCATCGCGGTGTCGCTGGTGGTGTACGTGTTCTTCCTGCGCAACAAGGCCGACACTTATCTGGACCGGGAGCGGGGCTCGGCGTTCCGGGCGTGA